AGGCGCAGCTCTTTAAACATCAAAAAGATCTCAAAATGCTAAAGTATTGTGTGAGGAAAAATCTATTTTGCATGCTGGATTACAAGAAACGACGACCAAAAGGTATTTATTATTAACGTATAACATTGTTCACCGAGTCTTATACATAAAGTTATTTCTGTTGTGATTTGAGGCACTTGATTAGTTGCATCAATTGAAGGCCCGTTGGTACCTTTATGTACTTACCCTGAAGGCTGAGCTAGGTAAAGAATGTATGAGACAGTCTGCTCTGTTTACTTGGTACAAAAAATGTAAAGTTCACCGAGTCTTATACATAAAGTTATTTCTGTTGTGATTTGAGGCACTTGATTAGTTGCATCAATTGAAGGCCCGTTGGTACCTTTATGTACTTACCCTGAAGGCTGAGCTAGGTAAAGAATGTATGAGACAGTCTGCTCTGTTTACTTGGTACAAAAAATGTAAAGTTCGTCCATAAATCACATTTTATCTGCTTTTTTGTCCACTCACTGTCTAATGGAACTAATTTTCTTTCCTTCCTAATTAAACTCTCCGATGAATCAACAGCCCCTACGGAAAGCTTGCAAGCTCACGATGAGCTTGCGACAAGCTCGCTGCCGCAGTCTAGCTGCAAACTCAAAGCCAAGCTGTCGCAAGTTTCCCATCTTTTttcctttcccttttcctttttctttccatCTTTCCTCTTTCTTTTTCACAAATCACAATTAACCATTTTTCAATTATTTTCCCTATTCTGTCCACCTCTGAGGTAAATACACCGTCAGAGAAGTGGCATGATTTAGCTAACAATAATAAGCTAAAAGAAACATGGGACTGCTAGTATGGACAACGTGAAACAAACATGACACGAACAGCACCAATTCATCTATATTTGCCACCAGAACTTCAACATAGAAACAGTTAATTAACATAACAATCCATATCGCTGATGACTTTGCAGCTACTAGTATTTATGAAGATAAGAAGAAATATCACAAGCAAAGCCACAACGAGAGCGTGCCAAAAATCGTGTTAAGTATCAAAGCATGTTCTTGTCTGGACTGGAATGTGTCAAGCCATCACTGTCCAGGGAGAACAGAAACGATGTACATGGATTATCAGATATGCTCAGCTCAGAACAAAATTTGTAACCTATCATCATTCTAAATGTTTTCTCAACTTCTTGTGATTCAAAAATTTTAGAATTCAGGCATCCAATTCCAAATTTATTTTCATAGATCTATTCTCTTGATAAGACAAAATCAACAGAAAGGAGGTAGAACTCTTATAAATCATCGCAAATAGGTAACTATAGAAGATTGAATTCTAGTCCCAAAAGCATAATGAAACATGATAAAAATAATACTGCAACAGAACAACAAATGATGGTTAATTGTCCACAACATTATCAACGTACCACTTGTAGGTATCTGCCAGTCCTTCGCGGAGGGGGATCTTAGCCTCCCACCCCATTCCAGCCAGCATAGAGCTGTCCATGAGTTTTCTCGGCGTCCCATCGGGCTTCGTCTTGTCCCACACAAGATCACCCTGGAAGCCGACCACCTCCTTCACAAGCTCCGCGAGTTCTTTTATTGTCACCTCCTTACCACTCCCAACATTGACGTGCTCTAAGCCGGAGTACCGGTCCATTAGGAAGACCACCGCGTCGGCAAGATCATCGACGTGGAGGAACTCGCGCAGTGGAGAACCGGTGCCCCAGACGACGACCTCATTAGCGCCAGAGATCTTCGCGTTGTGGAAGCGTCGGATCAGTGCCGGGAGAACGTGGGAATTCTCCGGGTGGAAATTGTCCTGAGGGCCGTAGAGGTTGGTGGGCATGGCGGAGATTGCGTCGAGGCCGTGCTGGATCCGGTAGGCTTGGCACATCTTGATGCCAGCAATTTTCGCGACGGCATACCACTCGTTGGTAGGCTCGAGCGGGCCGGAGAGGAGGGCGGATTCCGGGATCGGCTGGGGGGCGTGCTTGGGGTAGATGCAGGAAGAGCCGAGAAAGAAGAGTTTGCTGACGGCTCCGCCGGTGCAGCGGAGGGAGGCATCGATAATGTTGGTCTGGATCTGTAGGTTGACGGCGATGAAATCGGCGGGGTAGGTGGAATTAGCGTGGATGCCACCGACCTTGGCAGCGGCGACGATGACGTAGCGAGGGCGTTCGGCGGCGAAGAAAGCCTCGACGTCGGCCTGGCGAGTGAGATCGACCTCGGCGTGGGTGCGAAGGAGGAGTTTAGTGAATCCGAGAGCGACGAGCTTGCGGTGGATGGCGGAGCCGACGAGGCCTCGGTGGCCGGCGACGAACACCTTCGCGTCGGTGTCGGAGAGGAACGAGGCGACCACCTCCGTCTGATCTTCCGGTGATGCTCCCATGGATTCCATTAAGGAGACGAACGAGACGATATCGCCGGAATCTGCGACGGTGGAAAGGGTATTGCAATCTAATAATGGGGAGACTGGTGCGGAGAAGGTCATGTGAGTGACACGTGATCCGAGATGGTTTAAgaatatttttacaatttataaatcataaaaaagattaaacaaataaaataaaataaaggaagAGAGCGGTGAGAAATGGGAGAAAATCGGAAGGGGCGACGTGGCGGTGgtaatttgtttaaaatataaaaatcataaacaattaaatattttaaaaagaaatttataagagataaaattatttaaactctttaaaaattacttcatgagatataaaaattattataattttcgaAATAAATTATTTGTATATATTAAGTACTTGGGccgatttatttatattttaaaattgattaattgaaaACTATTTTCTAAATAATAATCTCATTGAAAGTAATAATAAAACTATTATAATTaaagtcaataaaaaaaataagaaactacaataattaacatattaatttatatattatgaAATTTTAAGGTATTTTAATGTTGTGTAAAgttcaaattaaaattgataattttatttagcATAAAATCAAGATCAAAACGGTAATCCAATTTAATTTATCGGATTTGGATTGTTACGGTGCTCGTCTCACATTCCTTTTCAAACCTTAAAAGTACCTAGAATATCCCATTAAAAATTACCAGGTATAAAATTGTGTTAGATAATTTCTAATATCCCCATCATCATCATTTCTGATGATTAGACCTTTCAATAGACAAGTAAGGAATTTTAAGTTCAAGTCTTAAATATAATACATTGTAAGGTATTTTTCCTTCAGTGAGAAGTAGATATAAGAATGCTAACTATTTGGATGAGTCTCTAATAATATGTAGGTGTAACGGAAACCGGTAAAAAAGGAGTGAATTGTctgaaaaaaataaactataccctccgcggatctttcaactcaaaaataaagcaactataataaaattaaaagcaaaaataaaagggaaaccagaaattaacttggttacaaccaagacagttgttaattcaaggcggcTGAATAGCttcactagcagagtctcctttgctgtaggcggagaagcctttgtTACACTTACCACGCTCACTTAGTTGATagaaattgattacagagttgatgattgaattgatgaataattcctaggtccagggatccttttatagcccctgaaaagtcTATCCCGTAGTtgtaaggcgcctccaactaaggtccaaggcgcctcgagtcgagtgatcggatagaactctatccgaatgcAAAcggtcttgaaggcgccttcaagccatgatgaaggcaccttgagctGACTTTCCAGCTTGtcttcttctttgcttcaacttccgaagttccgttcttttgggtaattccgaccaactgaaatagggttcacccgaacccagtttccggccttctcctcgagcagccttccgtcccggcatAACGTCTcttgaacgccgcgcacgttcttcacgcccaccggtgtactcttccacaactctttcatccttcggacgcaccaagcatgtcgactcacttcccgtgccgtccttctcgctagttgaatcttctgctcgacttcctacgctcctaagctcttgcacactcagacacagggatcaaatacaaagcaggacctaaccaacttggttgatcacatcaaaacaaccacggggtccaacaatatccccctttttgatgtgcatcaacccaagtttaagttaaggtaaaaatagacaaaaaaaaaataattttaaagaaaagtactaaactaacatgttaagcataaatttgcaataagtaaaattgcaactatttaattaagagttaaaAAAACTGTTTTTAAAATTCAGAGTTTTGAAAACAGTTGAaaacaattaaataaaaaaattctctccccctaaacttgtacctttttctccccctttgatcatagcaaaaacgggtcataataagagaatatgaatgtttagaatttttcagaaaaatatgtctaatttaactaaatttttagaattttctaaaaaatttctaactaaaaatgaatttttagaatttttcaaaaaaaatttctaagtaaactgaatttttaaaattttctaaaaaaatttctaagtaaaaatgaatttttaaaattttttagaaaaaaagaaTTCTAAGTAAACTAATTCTTTAGAAAacaatttctaagaaaaaaatgaatttttagaatttttcaaaaaaaattctaagtaaactgaattttttagaattttcttaaaaaaatttctaagtaaaaatgaattttttagaattttccaagaaaatgtttaaaaaacttttaaagcattatttaattctagttttaatgctttttcaaaaagttaattaaacattttatttcaatatttcagcttccaggtagtcgcgaggcactaggccttcttggttattggagtaacaaccacttccttagacaaagctttataaagaaattCAACGTTTAATGTTCTCACtgaaagccaaaaaaaaaaattaatttaacacatattttggaacctaatagaggttccttcctactggattagtcaaatacttagggggtacatagttcttgggaatttttctaagttgaccttgatgatgtttaacatatcagtttaattttccataaattttaagttttgaattttgaaaaatatttatttttaaacatgcatcaaatttcaaattttcaatttctaattttaaattgtcattttctgattttaatttatctaagattctatttaagtcagcattctcattttctaatttaaataaatttttagaaagagacttgataaactgAAATGACTAAGTAGGGGTTATAGCACGTatcttacttacctgacttggtgatgctcccccttcatcgctactttcttcttctgatgctCCTCCCCTTCATCTTTGCTCATTTCTGAGTTTGACTCATCTTCGGGAAGATGGTTAGCCATCATTGCTAATCCGGAGAacgcttcgacgtctgattcggaagaagacgaatcggaccaagtggccttcaggttcttgtgcttggaggattctgatttcttgtacttggtcttttccttctctttctcctttttctttaattttgggcagccacctttgatatgcccttcttcgttgcagttgtagcaacgcaccgttctttttctttgttgatgcctctttgtatgcgatctaaatttattagaaaaaaaattattgaagcgtcttaccaatagtgtcacttcggattcgtcgatcaaggcttcggagtcagaaccgtttactcttgccttcaaagcaatgttctgacttgtcttttctACTTCAATGGGCTCTGCAAtttgagattcatgaagttcaaaagttgaaaatagattttctaaagtatttacctcgaagttcttagagatgtagtacacatctactaaggacgtccattcttgagttctcgggaaggcgttgagcgcataccggatcgagtctcggtttgttaccgattctccgagattgcCGAGTTGCGTGATTAGTCCTTTGATCCTCgtttggagttgcgctaccttctcgccttggttcatccggaggttcttaagttgagtccggaggatatCTCATCTTGCAAGTttcgcttcggatgtaccttcgtgaagctccaggaatttttcccagaggtctttcacggagtcgtagcttccgatccgacttacctacTGTGGCGGCAGCACGCTAagtaggtggaactctgcctttccgttggcgacgaagtctgcttgttccttcttcgtccaggtgtattcttccttatcttttggaactgcatagttatatttcatgattaaacaaatatcaaattctgtcttgaaaaatacctccatccggcgtttccacgtcgcgaagtctccgttgaacttcgggggatgaatattcgctccggccatcgtcttgatcgttgtgcttcagtcggcggttagtccttctgaggtggtctgactctaataccaattgtaggtgcagcggaggccagcaagaggggggtgaattgcctgaaaaaataaactataccctcctcggatctttcaactcaaaaataaagcaactataataaaattaaaagcagaaataaaaaggagaccagaaattaacttggttacaaccaagacggttgttaatccaaggcggttgaacaacttcactagcagagtctcctttaCCGTAGGCAGAGAAGtattttttacacttagaacactCACAtaattgctaggaattgattacagagttgatgatTAAATTGATGAATacttcctaggtccaggggtccttttatagcccctgaaaagtctatcccgtaggtctaaggcgcctccaactgagct
This window of the Zingiber officinale cultivar Zhangliang chromosome 3B, Zo_v1.1, whole genome shotgun sequence genome carries:
- the LOC122055896 gene encoding probable GDP-L-fucose synthase 1, with the translated sequence MTFSAPVSPLLDCNTLSTVADSGDIVSFVSLMESMGASPEDQTEVVASFLSDTDAKVFVAGHRGLVGSAIHRKLVALGFTKLLLRTHAEVDLTRQADVEAFFAAERPRYVIVAAAKVGGIHANSTYPADFIAVNLQIQTNIIDASLRCTGGAVSKLFFLGSSCIYPKHAPQPIPESALLSGPLEPTNEWYAVAKIAGIKMCQAYRIQHGLDAISAMPTNLYGPQDNFHPENSHVLPALIRRFHNAKISGANEVVVWGTGSPLREFLHVDDLADAVVFLMDRYSGLEHVNVGSGKEVTIKELAELVKEVVGFQGDLVWDKTKPDGTPRKLMDSSMLAGMGWEAKIPLREGLADTYKWYVDNVVDN